DNA from Bradyrhizobium diazoefficiens USDA 110:
TCGTGTTGAGCTTGCTGCCCATGCCGTTCACGACGGTGATGACCGCAAGCGCGATGCCGGCTGCAATGAGCCCGTATTCGATCGCGGTCGCGCCACGCTCGTCGGCGAGGAAGTTCTTCAAGGTGTTTTTCATCGTCGCGCCCTCTCTGTATCGTTGGCATGCGTGTTCGCAAATCACGTGCCAACGCCGGCTTGAGGATCGTCAGCATGTTAGATGGTTAAGCCTTGGTTGATCATCGTGCGGCCGGCAGGAATTGACCGGCATCGCAGGATCCTTGCGGCAATTCCTGCACGTCCTGCATCCCGCGTATCGATTGCTTTTGCCTGTGGGCATTCATGTCGCATTAACCGCGCTTCCTAACTTCGCCTCCACACCGTTCCCGTAAACCAACGGATGTTTTGAGGATCAAGAATTGATCCTGGCGTGTGCGCGGCAACGATCCACATGATGACGAAATACGGCAGTCGCCTCTTTGACCAGGTCTTCGTGCGCAGCGGGCCGATCCGCTGGCTGGTCGTTGGCGGCACGCTGCTGATCGCCGCGATCGCCGTCGGCGCGGTCCTGATGGCGCAGAACTTCCGCGAGCGCGCGCTGCGCAACTCCGGCCGCGAGCTCGAAAACACCGTGCTGATGCTCGCCCATCATTTCGACCAGCAATTGCAGGATTTCGCGGTCATCCAGAAGGATTTTGTCGACCACGTTCGCACGATCGGCATTGCCAGCGCGGAAGACTATCGCAAGCGCCTTTCCGGCCAGGACATCCACCGCCTGCTGCGCTCGAAGATCGAGGCGCTTCCCTACATGGGCGGCGTCAACGTCATCGACGCCGAAGGCAATCTCATCAACTCGTCGACGGCGTGGCCGGCTCCGAAGGTCAACGTCGCCGACCGCGCCTATTTCCGCGCCTTCCGATATGCCCCCGATGCGCCCGACGTCCTGATCGAGCCGGTGCACAGCCGCATCTCGGGCGCCTGGACCATCCTGATCGTCCGCAAGATCGTCGGCCCGAACGGCGAGTTCATGGGCGTGGTCGGACGCGGCATCGAGCCGGCCAATTTCGAGAAATTCTTCGAGTCCGTTGTGCTCGGCGAAGGCGCGACCATCTCGATGCTGCATCGTGACGGCACGCTGCTCGCCCGCTACCCGCATTCCGGCGAATTGATGGGGCGGAACTTCAGGAACGGCCCGT
Protein-coding regions in this window:
- a CDS encoding Flp family type IVb pilin, whose amino-acid sequence is MKNTLKNFLADERGATAIEYGLIAAGIALAVITVVNGMGSKLNTKFGSISTSLK